A region of the Myxococcus stipitatus DSM 14675 genome:
CCCGTGCCGAAGTCCACCAGCGAGTACCGGTCCGGGAACAGCTTCGCCGTCCCGCGCGCCCCCTCCGGGAAGATCATCAACAGCCGGTCGTCCTCCAGGAGCCGCTTCGCGTGCTCGGGCAGCCCCGTGAACTGTCCCGTGCGGCTGGCCCACAGCGAGGACACCGGGAACTTGTGGAGGAATCGCTCCACCATCCCTTGCGCCAGGCGCGGCGGGTCCATCTCCAGCATCGTGGAGGTCAGCACCATGGCGCCGTCCACCGCCACGCCGCCGGAGTGGTTGCCCACCAGCATCCCTCGGCCCTTCTCGGGGATGTGCTGGATGCCGTGGCACTTCACCCGGAAGTAGTACCGGTAGATGAGCGCGAAGACCCGCAGCGCATCCCTCACGTGCTTCCGGGAGATTCCGTAAGGGTCTACGCCATACTCGTTGAACGGCAACGCCAGCCGGTCAACCCGCGCATCCAATCCATCGCTCAGGGCCACGGCGACGGACCGTAGCACCCTCCCGCCGCTTTCCGCGAAGGACGTTGGGCCCCATACTGCGGCGGCTCCCATGACTCCCCCTGAAGACCTCGCCATCGAGGTGAAGAACCTGGTCAAGCGCTTCGGCGACGTCGTGGCCGTGGACGGCATCGACCTGGACATCCGCCGCGGCGAATGCATGGGCCTGTTGGGCCCCAACGGCGCCGGCAAGACGACCACCGTCGAAATCCTCGAGGGCCTGCAAGAGCCCACCTCCGGCCAGGTGCGCATCCTCGGCCTGGACTGGAAGAAGAACGCCGTGGAGCTGCGCCGTCGCATGGGCCTGACGCTCCAGGAGACCCGGCTGGTGGACCAGCTCACCGTCGAGGAGACGGTGCGCCTGTTCGCCTCGTTCTATCCGCGCGCCCTTCCCGTCGAGGAGCTCATCGGCCTGGTGCAGCTTGGCGAGAAGCGTCATGCCCGCGTGGGGAAGCTGTCCGGCGGTCAGCGTCAACGGCTGGCCCTGGCGCTGGCCCTGGCGGGAGACCCCGACCTGCTGTTCCTCGACGAGCCGACCACGGGCCTGGACCCGCAGTCGCGCCGCGCGCTCTGGGACGTGGTGGCCGAGCTCAAGTCCCGCGGGCGCACCGTGGTGCTGACCACCCACTACATGGACGAGGCCGAGGTGCTCTGCGACCGGCTGGTCATCATCGACCGGGGGCGCGTCATCGCGCGGGGCACGCCGCCGGAAATCGTCGCCACGCTGGGCGCCGAGCAGGTCATCGAGCTGGTGGCGGAGCCCGCCCTGGACCTGGAGCGGCTCCGCCCGCTGCCCGCGGTGGTGTCCGCGCAGCGCCACGCGGACCGCATCTCCTTGCGCGTGAAGGAGCTGCACGTGGCGCTCCCCGCCGTGCTGCGAGAAGTGGAGGGGGTGGGCGTCCAGCTCCGGCACCTGTCGACGCACCGGCCCACGCTGGATGATGTCTTCCTGGGGCTGACGGGACGCTCGCTGCGCGAGGGGCTTGGGGAGGAGGCCGCGTGATGGGCTCTCTGGGACAGCTGATTCTGATGCGCCTGCGGGTGATGTACCGCCAGCCCGAGGTGATTGGGTGGACGTTCATCTTCCCCGTCATCACCACGTTGGTGCTGGGGCTCGCCTTCCGCAATGAGTCCCTGGCGCCGGTGCGAGTCGCCGTCGCGGACGGCCCGGGGGCCTCCGCGCTGCTGGCGCGGCTCAAGGACGTGCCGGAGCTGGAGACGCAGGCCGCGCCGAAGGAGGAGGCGAAGCGGCTGCTGGCCCGAGGTCGGGTGGCCCTGGTGCTCGTGCCGGGGACTCCGGCGCCCGAGGCCCTGGTGGACCCGAGCCAACCCGAAGGCCGCACGGCGCGGTTGCTCGTCTCCCAGGTGCTGGCGACCGAGTCCGGCGCGCCTCGCATCGAGGCGGTGAAGGCGACCCCCGTGGAGGAGCCGGGCAACCGCTACGTCGACTTCCTCATCCCGGGGCTCCTGGGCATGTCGTTGATGTCCACCAGCCTGTGGGCGCTGGCCATGCCGCTGGTGTCGATGCGCGGCGGGAAGCTGCTCAAGCGGCTGGCGGGGACACCCATGCCTCGCGCCCAGTTCTTCGTGTCGTTCATGCTCGCGCGCACGGCGTTCGCGGTGCTGGAGATTGCCTTCTACTGCGCGTTCGCGCGGTGGATGTTCGGCGTGCCCATGTTCGGCAGCTACCTGGGGCTGCTGGCCGTGGGGTTGCTCGGGTCGATGAGCTTCGCGTCCCTGGCGCTGCTCGTGGCCAGCCGGGTGCGCACCGACGAGGCCGTGGGCGGCCTCATCAACCTGGTCTCCATGCCGATGATGTTCGTGTCCGGCGTCTTCTTCGCGTCGCAGAACTTCCCCACGTGGATGCAGCCCTTCATCCAGGTGTTGCCGTTGACCGCGCTCAATGACTCGCTGCGCGCCATCATGTTGGAGGGCACGTCCGTGTGGGCGCTCGGTGCGCCCATGGCGGTGCTCGCGGGCTGGGCGCTCCTGCCCGTGCTCGGCGCGCTTCGTTGGTTCCGCTGGATGTGAGAAAGGCTCCATGTCCCAGGCTCCCTCGACCTCCTTCGTCCAGCACCTCAACTTCCTCGCGAGGGATGCGAGCAACGAGTCCGCCGCGCTCCAGGCCGCGGTCTCGCTGGGGCTCCTGAACCAGCTGGGCACGACCCCGGTGCCGCTGACGGAGCTGGCGCGGAGGCTCGCCGCCAACGTGCGAGGCGTCCGCTCGGTCATCGAGCCCCTGGTCGCGCTCGGCTTCGTGACGCTGGAGGTGGGACGCGGCTATGCGCTCCCGGAGTCCACCGCGGCCTTCCTGGCCGATGCGTCCTTCATGTCGAGGCTGAAGGCGAACCACGACGGGTGGCACGCGGTGGCGTTGCTTCCCCAGGCCGTGCGGACTGGCGCGGACGTGGAGGGGCGGGACGTGCTCGGGTGGTATCGCGCGCTGTTCCTCGAGCCCCAGGAGGCCGCGCCCAACACGCGCGCGGAGGACTTCTTCGACCGCGCGGCGCGCAACTTCGCGCGCACGCAAGCCCTGGTGACGGCGGCGGAGCTGGGCTTGCTCGAGCGGTGGGTGAAGGGGGTGGGTTCTCTCGAGGCGCTGGCGGAGGCGTCGGGTGTGCCAGCGCGGTCGCTCGAGGTGCTGGTGAAGGTGCTCGGGACGATGGGCATCGCCCGCGAGGCGGATGGCGCGTGGGCCTTCACGGAGGACGCTGCGAGGATGCTGGATGCGAACAGCCTCCCGTACTTCCAGCGCGCGCTGCCCGCCACCATGGCCTACTGGGAAGCGCTGGGGCACCTGGACGAAGCCGTGCGCGAGCAGCGCTTCCGGCTGGACTTGAGAGACCCTCAGACGGCGCGCCGCATCTACCAGGAGAACGCCTCCCGCATCTCGGGCATCTTCGCGTCCCACCTGCGCCTGAGCCGCAAGGCGGCGGAGCTGGTGCGCGGCATGCGCTCGCTCGCGGGCGCGCGGGTGCTGGACGTGGGGACGGGCTCGGGCGTGTGGGGCGCGGCCTTCGGGTTGGTGGACCCCTCCACGCACGTCACCTTCCTGGACTCGCCGCATGTGCTGGATGCCGTGCGTCCTCACCTGGCGAAGCTGAAGCTGGAGGCGCGCTCGCGGCTGTGGGAGGGCGACTGCCTCTCGGTGGACTACGGCGAGGCGGCGTACGACGTCATCCTGCTGCCGCAGATCATCCCCGCGCTGCCCTCCGAGTCCCTGCCCGGGTTCTTCGCGAAGCTGGCCCGCGCGCTGCGCCCCGGTGGCGTGTTGCTCATCTCGGGGTATCTCCTGACGGACCGCCGCGACGGGCCGCTCGACGCGCTCTACTTCGCGCTGCGGCGGTACGTGTCGAATGAAGGCGACGTGCTCTCGCTGCCGGAGTTCCGCGCGCTGCTGGACCCCGTGGGGCTCACCTCCGCGCGGGGCTTCGACATGCCCATCCAGCAGGTCGTCGTCGCCCACCGCGGCGAGCATCCCTGGCCCGCCGAGGCGACGCAGGCTCCTTCCTGAATCAGGCCGCGAGCCGGCTGGGGAGCGGCACGCCCGAGCGCGTCGCGAGAATCAGCTCCTGCGTCGGGAGCGGGAGGCAGACCGACGCCGTCAGCCCCACGTCCTTCAGGAGGTGGGCGTACTCGGAGGCGGACAGCAGGTCGCCCTCGTTGGTCATGAAGCGCCGCAGGCCGAAGTAGAGGTGCTCCAGGGGCCCGTCGCGGCGCTCGTTCAGCACGTACTCCGCGATGAGCAACACGCCGTCGGGCTTCAACGCGCGGGAGACCCGGGCGAAGAGTCCGGGCAGGCTCTCCGGCCTCAGCACGTTGAGCACCTGGGGCAGCACGATGACGTCGAACGCCTGCTCGCCGAAGTCGTGCGTGAGCAGGTCTCCGGGCCAGAAGCGCGCGCGCTCGGCGACCTTGAGGCGC
Encoded here:
- a CDS encoding lysophospholipid acyltransferase family protein, with product MALSDGLDARVDRLALPFNEYGVDPYGISRKHVRDALRVFALIYRYYFRVKCHGIQHIPEKGRGMLVGNHSGGVAVDGAMVLTSTMLEMDPPRLAQGMVERFLHKFPVSSLWASRTGQFTGLPEHAKRLLEDDRLLMIFPEGARGTAKLFPDRYSLVDFGTGFIRLALQTRSPIIPFAFLGGGSAIPTVFNAYALGKLLGVPYVPLTPYLLPVPLPVQLEIHYGEPLVFHGTGDEEDHVIEGYVAKVKERIAGLIERGRAERQHRGLSRKLLP
- a CDS encoding ABC transporter ATP-binding protein, which codes for MTPPEDLAIEVKNLVKRFGDVVAVDGIDLDIRRGECMGLLGPNGAGKTTTVEILEGLQEPTSGQVRILGLDWKKNAVELRRRMGLTLQETRLVDQLTVEETVRLFASFYPRALPVEELIGLVQLGEKRHARVGKLSGGQRQRLALALALAGDPDLLFLDEPTTGLDPQSRRALWDVVAELKSRGRTVVLTTHYMDEAEVLCDRLVIIDRGRVIARGTPPEIVATLGAEQVIELVAEPALDLERLRPLPAVVSAQRHADRISLRVKELHVALPAVLREVEGVGVQLRHLSTHRPTLDDVFLGLTGRSLREGLGEEAA
- a CDS encoding ABC transporter permease, which encodes MGSLGQLILMRLRVMYRQPEVIGWTFIFPVITTLVLGLAFRNESLAPVRVAVADGPGASALLARLKDVPELETQAAPKEEAKRLLARGRVALVLVPGTPAPEALVDPSQPEGRTARLLVSQVLATESGAPRIEAVKATPVEEPGNRYVDFLIPGLLGMSLMSTSLWALAMPLVSMRGGKLLKRLAGTPMPRAQFFVSFMLARTAFAVLEIAFYCAFARWMFGVPMFGSYLGLLAVGLLGSMSFASLALLVASRVRTDEAVGGLINLVSMPMMFVSGVFFASQNFPTWMQPFIQVLPLTALNDSLRAIMLEGTSVWALGAPMAVLAGWALLPVLGALRWFRWM
- a CDS encoding class I SAM-dependent methyltransferase, whose protein sequence is MSQAPSTSFVQHLNFLARDASNESAALQAAVSLGLLNQLGTTPVPLTELARRLAANVRGVRSVIEPLVALGFVTLEVGRGYALPESTAAFLADASFMSRLKANHDGWHAVALLPQAVRTGADVEGRDVLGWYRALFLEPQEAAPNTRAEDFFDRAARNFARTQALVTAAELGLLERWVKGVGSLEALAEASGVPARSLEVLVKVLGTMGIAREADGAWAFTEDAARMLDANSLPYFQRALPATMAYWEALGHLDEAVREQRFRLDLRDPQTARRIYQENASRISGIFASHLRLSRKAAELVRGMRSLAGARVLDVGTGSGVWGAAFGLVDPSTHVTFLDSPHVLDAVRPHLAKLKLEARSRLWEGDCLSVDYGEAAYDVILLPQIIPALPSESLPGFFAKLARALRPGGVLLISGYLLTDRRDGPLDALYFALRRYVSNEGDVLSLPEFRALLDPVGLTSARGFDMPIQQVVVAHRGEHPWPAEATQAPS